From the Chitinophaga lutea genome, one window contains:
- a CDS encoding major capsid protein encodes MAIVASIFGNLASQQNLQALLDNSQDVLFGQSVWRQYLDWGLPQIELTFDTVIGRSRIEAAASIVDPDSPAPLRSRGKLELLEGKIPTMKESFKLNQKDYRALRMLEALPISDAEKKNQLIKKLYDDVTNAATSTDRRLDMMFWQGISNFKIDINLTNNPDGVAFGEVDLLAAEDQSRTVAVVWSDAAADPFKDINEVVNYAAAKGRKFAEIWIESETWLNIKNLDKVKSAISGYLNPGSNKNFVVTLNMVNEYLSANQLPVLKIVNVRSMVEKDGKPQILNPFKKENVVFVPAGKLGLVHNALTVEEMEPVEGITYAKYDRTLVKKYRDNSPWTEFTEVELNAFPALEAIDGIYLLKTDVATA; translated from the coding sequence ATGGCTATAGTAGCATCAATATTTGGCAACCTGGCCAGCCAACAAAATTTGCAGGCCTTGCTGGACAACTCACAAGATGTGCTGTTTGGCCAGTCGGTATGGCGCCAGTATCTGGATTGGGGCCTGCCGCAAATCGAACTTACGTTCGATACCGTTATCGGACGCTCCAGAATCGAAGCTGCTGCCTCAATTGTTGATCCGGACTCTCCGGCGCCGTTGAGAAGCCGCGGAAAGCTCGAACTCCTGGAGGGGAAGATACCGACCATGAAGGAATCTTTTAAACTGAATCAGAAGGACTACAGGGCATTGCGTATGCTGGAAGCCTTACCGATTTCAGACGCAGAAAAGAAGAATCAGCTGATCAAAAAGCTGTATGATGACGTGACAAACGCCGCCACGTCAACCGACCGCCGGCTCGACATGATGTTCTGGCAGGGCATTTCCAATTTCAAGATCGACATCAATCTGACAAACAATCCTGATGGTGTTGCGTTCGGAGAAGTTGATTTGCTGGCTGCAGAAGACCAGTCCCGGACTGTCGCTGTTGTGTGGTCTGACGCCGCCGCAGACCCTTTCAAGGACATCAACGAAGTTGTAAACTACGCCGCTGCAAAGGGCCGCAAGTTTGCTGAAATCTGGATCGAAAGCGAAACCTGGTTGAACATCAAGAATCTTGACAAAGTGAAGTCGGCAATTTCTGGTTACCTGAATCCGGGGAGCAACAAAAATTTTGTTGTCACCCTCAATATGGTGAACGAGTATCTGTCGGCCAACCAACTCCCTGTCCTGAAAATCGTGAATGTGCGAAGTATGGTAGAGAAAGACGGCAAGCCGCAGATTCTCAATCCGTTCAAAAAGGAAAATGTGGTGTTTGTACCCGCCGGTAAACTCGGGTTGGTACATAATGCTCTCACGGTCGAGGAAATGGAACCGGTTGAAGGTATAACTTATGCCAAGTATGACCGTACTCTGGTTAAGAAGTACCGTGACAACAGCCCGTGGACTGAATTCACAGAGGTTGAGCTCAATGCATTTCCTGCACTGGAAGCAATCGACGGCATTTACCTGTTGAAAACTGATGTGGCAACCGCGTAA
- a CDS encoding DUF6706 family protein: protein MSNQEYLTTILGKFGVSDQEIILIMIEQGIDPNSPISGKADTVVLKTAIHAQLPLMLAGVQDVSEGGYSIKWNLDGIKAWYSALAGELGLPDLLTPVPTVTGVKPW, encoded by the coding sequence ATGAGTAACCAGGAATACCTCACTACCATCCTAGGAAAATTCGGAGTATCCGACCAGGAGATTATTCTGATCATGATCGAGCAGGGCATAGACCCGAACTCCCCCATATCGGGGAAAGCTGACACGGTGGTCCTTAAAACAGCCATCCATGCGCAGCTACCATTAATGCTCGCCGGTGTTCAGGATGTTTCCGAGGGCGGGTACTCCATTAAATGGAACCTGGATGGTATCAAAGCATGGTATTCGGCGCTGGCCGGTGAACTCGGCCTTCCTGACCTGTTAACCCCCGTTCCAACAGTAACCGGTGTAAAGCCATGGTGA